From Thermoleophilum album:
TCGCGCAGAGCGATGAGTTCGATCCCGTCGAGTTCGTCTGCAACCGCCCCGACGCCGCTTGCAGCGGCCAGAGGCGCGAAAAGCTCCACGCGCACTCCGAGCGCATGGCAGTTGCGAACCACTTCTTCGGTCCGCGACAGACCGAGCGAGCGCGCGTCGACCAGAACTCGCTCGATATTCCATTCGGCGACGACGTCCGCAAGCTCGCTCACCTCGCCAAGCCAGCGGTCGTGTAGCACACGCTCATCGGTCGCAGGTCCAAGCCGTCCCAGCAGCACGAGCCGCGCCCGCTTGCTCGTACCGAGCTTGCGGCGCACAGCCGCAGACAAGGAGTCGGTACCGATCAAGAGCACGCGCTCTGGTGAGAGCGCACGGCCCATCGCCGCACGGGTGACGAACCGCGCGACGACGATCGCCAGTGCCAGGTTTGCCCAGAGGATGAAGAGCTCGCTTCCGTGCCAAGCACCGAGCCCTGCCGCGTAAACGACAAGAACGCTCACGGCCGCAGCAGCCACTACTTGCGGCACTTCGTCGAGCGTTGGATGGGAGACCACGAGCGGCTCGCGCTTATACAGCCCCAGTGCCTTCAGGCATAGGAGGACGAGCGGAACGATCGCGACCGCGCTGGTCGCACCGTCCCCGAAGAGCAGCGCTGTTATCGAAAGCGCACTGGCCGCCGCCAGGGCGTCGGCAAGGGAGAGCGACGCGCGCAAAGCGAGAGCCCGCCGCTCGACGGGCGCACGAAGCCGTCCGCTCGGAAGCGCTACATCTTCCGTTCCGGTCGGCGTTGCCGTGGGGGCACGGGTGCCGATCGCATCGGTCATAGGGGGCTAGCTCATTCGTAACGCACCGGCAGGGGCGATTCCACCCCTGTTGGCCGTTTTTTCGAGCGCGTGCAGCGTCGACGCTCGGCCCAGCGCCATCTGCCCTTTAGCGGCAGCGGCGGGCGTCAGAACGCTTCTTACACCCTTGGAAGTGTGCTGCGATCGCCGCGTAGGTCTTGAGGATCGGCAGCGGCTTGAACGACTCGCCGCGCATCTTCGTCAGACCCGAGTAGCGGAACAGCATCACCGTTGTGGGGCCGACCGAGTCGTAACCTGTACCCCACGTGTACCACTGCACGTGAGTTAGGCGCAGGCGCTTGCGCCACGCTGCTAGGCGGTAGAAGGCCGCGCGCATCCTTTGCGCTTGTCCCTTCGCTGTCACTTCCATGTAGAAGCGAGCTTGGCGCGGCACCTTGCCCTTGCCTGCCGGCCAGGTGATCTCGGTTACGAGCAGCGGTTTCCGCTTGTCGCCAGCCCCGTTCATGACCGAGCGGACACGACGCAAGATTTCGGTGGTCTGCCAGGCCGTGCGCGACACCGACTTCGGATCGTTGGTAAACGGATGAACGGCGATGGCGTCGAAGTATTTGCGGGCGCCTGCCTGGTAAAGGTCGCGCGCCGCTGTCCACGGGTTGTACGACTGGCCGTGGGCTACCAGCGAGCCGGCGACCACTTTGGCTCGGCGGTCGGCCCGCTTGATTGCCGGGTAGGCCAGCTTGAGCAGCCGTGTGTAGCCGCTGGCCCAACGCGCTGCCCGCCAGTGCCAAGGAGCTGTTTGCTCGTTCCACAGCTGCCAGTAGACGATCGGGTTGCGCGGCACCGAGCGGTTTTGGCTCCAGAACGATCCCTTGCTGCCGTAGCGGCGAACGAGCAGCTCCATCAGGGCCGCGAAGCGCGGCATGTGCGAGTCAGCCGGCGGGAAGCGACGGCACTCGGGATCGAGCGGCGCGCTCGACGCCCAGCAGGGAGTGCCGGAGATGTTGAGGATGATCTGCACCCGCGCTCGGCTGGCGCTGCGTACGAGTTTGTCGACGTCGTTCAGCACGTACACGCCTGGCTGCGGCTCGAGCGAGGCCCAGTCGAACGTCAGGCGTACCGACTCGACCCCCGACCAGGCCATAAGTGCGAACTGCTTGTTTAGAGTCGACTCGCGCACGGGGAACATCTCGGGCGGGACGACGGTGCCGAAAAAGCCGAACGGCACCTTTCGCTTGGCGGCGTGCGCCGGCAGCGCGCTGGCAAACACAGCCAGCACTGTCGCCGCTACGGCGGCAAGGTGCAGCAGCCACCGATGGCCGCGCTCCGCACGCGCTGTCGTTGACCACCGAACAGTCTGCGGCGAGGAATGCGCGTAGCGAGGAGCGCGGGGATGCGGTTGGCGTACGAGACTGAGGGGTGCGGTCTGAACTCGCGGGGCTGGGGGCATGTACCCGAACCTAACACGGCAACGGGCTCTGGAGAGCGGTGCAACTAATAGGCGCCGGCGCCACGGACGATGGCGGAAAACGTCCGTAGCAAGATCTGCAGGTCCTTCCGGAGCGTGTAGTTCTCGACATATTCGCGCTCGACTGCGAGGCGTTCCGCGAACGTCAGATCGCCACGCCCGTGGACCTGCATGGGCCCTGTCAGTCCCGGACGCATCAGCAGCCGGAAGCGCTCCGACTCCTTGTAGCGGTCGACGAGCCAGGTTTCCTCCGGGCGAGGACCGACCAGGCTCATGTCGCCACGCACGACGTTGATCAACTGCGGCAGCTCATCGATCGAGAGCCGCCGCAACCAGCGTCCGACGCGCGTTACGCGCGGGTCGTTGCGGATCTTGAACACCGGTTCGTCTAGTTCGTCGACGTCGATCAGCTCCTGCAGTCGTTCTTCGGCGTTGACGCACATGGTGCGGAACTTGAGCATCGTGAACGGCCGCCCGTTCTTGCCCGCGCGGCGCTGTCTGAACAGCACCGGCCCCGGCGAGTCGAGTTTGATGGCTACGGCGACAACCGCCATCAGCGGTGCGACGAGCAACAGCAACGCGCCGCCCACGGTCAAGTCGATGAGTCGCTTGAGCACCAAGGTCGACCGCGGGATCGGCCATGTCGCGTACTCGATCAGCGGCAGCTCAGCGACATGCGAGAGCTCGACCGCTGTGCCGAGCATTGTCGGCATCGGCGGAACCACGCTGAGCTTGCATCCCGACTGCCGGCAGGTGGCAACGACACGCGCGAGCGTTCCTTCGTCGATTTCCTGAGCGGCGATCACGATCCGCTCGATCTCGTACTTATTCACCAAGTGGGTGAGATCGTCGACGGTCAATCCGCTCGCGACCACGTGCTTGCTGTCGGCGCCATCGCGCTTCTCGCTGCCGGCAACTGCGCGCGCCTCGGCGATCGCAGGCGCCCCGGTGTCGCTGCGGGCGAACATCTCGGTGGCGGCGACGTGGCTCTCGCTGCCGTTGGTTCCGTTGCGATCCCAGAGCTCTCCGTCGCCGATCACCGACCGCACCTGGGCTACGACATCCACGTTGTGGTGGGGTTCCAGCGCCAGCTTGCGGCGGACGCTGCTAGCGAGTGGGCCGTCGCCGATCACGAGCGTCCGTTCGGCGCGCACTAGATGCCTCCACAGGGCGCGCGCTGCCGTTCGGGCGGGGAAGGCACCGCCCAGCGCCGCGAAGTACAACGCGAGCGCGCTCTCGACCCGGATCGTCTGCTCGGGAAGGCCACGCAACAGAAAGAGCGTCGCCGCCGCCGAGACCGTTACCCAGTGGAAGATGCGCGCCACTTCGTCGCTGGTGCGATGCCAGATCCGCGGATGGTCGCCGTCGTAGAGGCCCTCTAGCTTCGCCACGAGCGCCCAGAGCGGTGCAGTGGCGAGCGACCACAGGGGGTCCGTCGTACCTTCGATCAGCGTCGCTGTCGCAACCGCAACGAGGAAGACGGCCAAGTCGGCAGCAAAGAGCAGGACACGCCGCAGCGTGTCCTTGCGCGCCGACAGCGATTGGCGCGCATCCAGGCGGGTAGCGACCGGTAACTGTGGGGCACGGCCAGTCGCCCCCGCACGCGGAACTGTGGGGGCAGTTTCCACCGCGAGGTGTTTCTGAAACTAACGCACACACGCGGCTCGTGCCAGGCGACACGGACGTTTGTTCAACAGCGCTTGCCTGGCTGCGCGTTCACCCCGAGTGGTGGCGCTGCTAGGCGGGTAGCGCTAAGTTCGTCGTAGCGCAGTCGCGCTCTCAACCCTGGCCCCGATCCCGAGCGGAGCCCTTGTCCGATCATCCGCCAGTGCGCTCCCGTCTTGCGCTCGTCTTGCACGAGGGCGAGCTAGGAGGAGCGAACGTCGCGCTGGTGCGCTTGCTGCCTTGGTTGGTTCGGCGTTGGGACGTCGTTGCCTGGGTTCCCGGGGAGGGAGCTACTGCCGACGCCCTCGAGTCCCGAGGCGCGAGAGTGAAGCGGGTGGCGCGACCGTACGCGTTCAGCTTTCGCGCGCTGCTGTCGGCGCCGGGAGCGCTAGCCCGCATCCGCGGTGTTCCCCGCTACCGGCGATTGTGGCACCGTTGGGTGCAAACGCACGATCCCGACGTCGTTCTCTTCAACACTTTGCTGGTGACACCGGAGCTTGCCGACCTTCCGCGGGGCACTCGAGCACTGCGCGCGCTCTACGCCCACGAGCTAGTCGGGCGCGGCGTCAAGGCGCACGTGGCCCTTGCACTGGCGCGCCGCGCCGACCTCCACATCGCCCCCTCGCGCGCCGTCGCTGCGCGGTTGGCGCGTGCGGGCATATCGGCCCGTGTCGTCTATCCGGGAGTCGCTGCATCCGCTGTAGGAACATCGACATCGCCAGCGGCGAGCCAGCGCGACACTACTGCGAGTGCACTCGACGTCGACGCTGTGCGCGCACCGGAGTCACATGCGATCTCGGCTGTGGCGGAGCGACCACCTGTGGTCGGTTGCGTCGGGACCGTGTGCCCCATCAAGGGCACCGACCTTTACCTGGCAACGATCGATGAGCTGCGAAACAGGTTGCGGCGCCGGTTCGTGGCCCGTCTCGTGGGACGCCCGCCGCGCGGCCGCTGGCACCGGTGGGGTCTGCGCGTCCTGGCGCGCGCTGCTGCTGGGGCGGTGGAGTGCCGCGTGCCGCCGCCGGACGCCGACGACTCGTGGTCGCTGCGCGAGCTGGCCGACCTCGACGTGCTCGTCGTTCCCTCGCGTGTCGACGCCTGCCCGCTGGTTGTGCTCGAGGCGATGGCGTTGGGGGTACCGGTCGTCGCTTTCGACGTTGGCGGCATTCGCGAGCAGCTCGGCGGCGAGGGCGCTGGCGTGCTCGTTGCGCCCGGCAACG
This genomic window contains:
- a CDS encoding glycosyltransferase family 4 protein; translation: MRSRLALVLHEGELGGANVALVRLLPWLVRRWDVVAWVPGEGATADALESRGARVKRVARPYAFSFRALLSAPGALARIRGVPRYRRLWHRWVQTHDPDVVLFNTLLVTPELADLPRGTRALRALYAHELVGRGVKAHVALALARRADLHIAPSRAVAARLARAGISARVVYPGVAASAVGTSTSPAASQRDTTASALDVDAVRAPESHAISAVAERPPVVGCVGTVCPIKGTDLYLATIDELRNRLRRRFVARLVGRPPRGRWHRWGLRVLARAAAGAVECRVPPPDADDSWSLRELADLDVLVVPSRVDACPLVVLEAMALGVPVVAFDVGGIREQLGGEGAGVLVAPGNVRALAKAVAELIDSPRRRYELAARARSRQRRLFSLERQAEALSALLAGACERSARPAAQRDSRRSIAAASDPLVTERTGVLEPAADEPVLGLPTD
- a CDS encoding sugar transferase, with protein sequence MAVFLVAVATATLIEGTTDPLWSLATAPLWALVAKLEGLYDGDHPRIWHRTSDEVARIFHWVTVSAAATLFLLRGLPEQTIRVESALALYFAALGGAFPARTAARALWRHLVRAERTLVIGDGPLASSVRRKLALEPHHNVDVVAQVRSVIGDGELWDRNGTNGSESHVAATEMFARSDTGAPAIAEARAVAGSEKRDGADSKHVVASGLTVDDLTHLVNKYEIERIVIAAQEIDEGTLARVVATCRQSGCKLSVVPPMPTMLGTAVELSHVAELPLIEYATWPIPRSTLVLKRLIDLTVGGALLLLVAPLMAVVAVAIKLDSPGPVLFRQRRAGKNGRPFTMLKFRTMCVNAEERLQELIDVDELDEPVFKIRNDPRVTRVGRWLRRLSIDELPQLINVVRGDMSLVGPRPEETWLVDRYKESERFRLLMRPGLTGPMQVHGRGDLTFAERLAVEREYVENYTLRKDLQILLRTFSAIVRGAGAY
- a CDS encoding exopolysaccharide biosynthesis polyprenyl glycosylphosphotransferase; its protein translation is MTDAIGTRAPTATPTGTEDVALPSGRLRAPVERRALALRASLSLADALAAASALSITALLFGDGATSAVAIVPLVLLCLKALGLYKREPLVVSHPTLDEVPQVVAAAAVSVLVVYAAGLGAWHGSELFILWANLALAIVVARFVTRAAMGRALSPERVLLIGTDSLSAAVRRKLGTSKRARLVLLGRLGPATDERVLHDRWLGEVSELADVVAEWNIERVLVDARSLGLSRTEEVVRNCHALGVRVELFAPLAAASGVGAVADELDGIELIALREFGPGRGGLLAKRALDVTVAGLLLLLLAPLMLVIAVAIKLTSRGPVFFRQIRIGREGRPFQMLKFRTMVEGADRLKPLLLDLNQAAEPLFKIANDPRTTKVGRFLRCYSLDELPQLLNVLRGEMSLVGPRPLVPEEDRFFKGWQRARHVVAPGITGPWQILGSSRVPLEEMVAIDYRYCASWSLWQDIKILARTLPYVLSRQSGEHHRPRRG
- a CDS encoding beta-galactosidase translates to MFASALPAHAAKRKVPFGFFGTVVPPEMFPVRESTLNKQFALMAWSGVESVRLTFDWASLEPQPGVYVLNDVDKLVRSASRARVQIILNISGTPCWASSAPLDPECRRFPPADSHMPRFAALMELLVRRYGSKGSFWSQNRSVPRNPIVYWQLWNEQTAPWHWRAARWASGYTRLLKLAYPAIKRADRRAKVVAGSLVAHGQSYNPWTAARDLYQAGARKYFDAIAVHPFTNDPKSVSRTAWQTTEILRRVRSVMNGAGDKRKPLLVTEITWPAGKGKVPRQARFYMEVTAKGQAQRMRAAFYRLAAWRKRLRLTHVQWYTWGTGYDSVGPTTVMLFRYSGLTKMRGESFKPLPILKTYAAIAAHFQGCKKRSDARRCR